Within the Pseudomonas chlororaphis subsp. aurantiaca genome, the region TGTGAGTTGTAGGCCGACGGCGCCCAGCGCGCGGCTTCGAAGAAGCTCAGCAGGGTTTCCTCGGGAATGGCCTCGCCGGTGAAGGCGCGCGGCGACCAGCGATCGGTGAACTGCGGGTGGATGGCGTACTCGGCAACGCGGGGATTGGCGCTCATGACAGAGATTCCTGGCTACGTTTGAGAATGAAATGTGGATAAACCGGCGAGCGCAGTTGAACTGAGCAATGGGGTTTTTCCTGACCCTGGGGCGGTTCACCGGTGCGACGCGGTCGAGCGTTAATGGCACGCGGATAAAGGGTTTTGCGACAGGCAAAACTACTGCGCCGCATGCGGCCTGACAAGTAGTGCCTTACCGACAGTCGCCAGCGCTTGGCCCGCGCGGCCTTGGGCACTAGACTGGCGGCCTTTTCCCTGTCCGATACCGATTACCTGAGCCATGGCCGCCAAAGTTGAACCCTTCTGGATCCGCAAAACCCTCGAACAACTCGATCAGGAGGAGTGGGAGTCGTTGTGCGATGGTTGTGGCCTGTGCTGCCTGCAGAAGCTCGAGGATGAAGAAGACAACAGCGTCTACTACACCCGTATCGCCTGCAAACTGCTGGACCTGAAGACCTGCCAGTGCAGCGACTACGCCAACCGCCGCGCCTCGGTGCCGGACTGTATCCAGCTCACCCCTGGCAAGGCCGATGAGTTCAAATGGCTGCCGCCGACCTGCGGTTATCGCCTGGTCAGCGAAGGCAAGGACCTGCCGCTCTGGCACCATCTGGTGTGCGGTGACCGCGACGCGGTGCACCACGAGCGTATTTCCCAATCCGGACGCATGCTCGCCGAAGGCAGCGTGGCCGAAGAGGACTGGGAAGACCATCTGATTTTCCGCGCCGGCTGAAGGTACGCCGCGCTCGCGTTCAAGGTTGTTTCACGAAGGAGTGTGTATGGCTGTGGGGGCAAGGCTGGCGCTGGCCGGCTGGCTGCTGGTGCTCAGTGCGCCGGGGTGGGCGGCGAAAAAAGTCGATCTGGATTACCACGTGCGTCTGTTGCCGCAGAGCGACCAGGCCGAGGTGCGCCTGACCCTGGCGGACGGCGCGGCGGTGCGTAGCCTGGATTTCAACCTGGGCAAGCATGGCGATTACAGCGACTTCAAGGCCGATGGCCAATGGCAGTCCGATGCGGCCAAGCCTTCCGCGCTGCTGCGTGGCATATGGCGCCCGGCCAGCGGCAAGGCCAGCCTCAGCTACCGGGTGCGGATCAGCCACAGCCTGAAGAAGGACAGCTTCGACAGCCGCATGACCCCGCATTGGGCCTTGTTGCGTGGCGACGCGCTGGTGCCGGCGGCCAAGCTCGACCAGCAGGACGGTATCGAGCTGGTGTCGCGCCTGGAGTTCGAGCTGCCTGCGGGCTGGAAAAGCGTGGAAACCGCCTGGCCGCGGATCGGCAAGAACCGTTTCCGTATCGATAACCCCGCGCGCCTGTTCGACCGGCCCACCGGCTGGATGCTGGCCGGCGCCCTGGGCAGCCGCCGCACCCGACTGGGGGAGACCGAAGTCACGGTGGCCTCGCCACAAGGGCAGGGCATGCGGCGCATGGATGTGCTGACCCTGTTGACCTTTGTCTGGCCGCAGATCCAGGCGACCTTTCCCCGTCACCCCAACAAGTTGCTGATCGTCGGCGCGGCCGACCCGATGTGGCGCGGCAGCCTGGCCGGGCACGATTCACTGTTCTTGCACAGCCGCCTGCCGCTGGTCAGCGAGAGCGGCACCAGCCCGCTGCTGCGCGAGGTGATCCAGGTCTTTGCCCGGATCAACGACAGCGAACGCAGCGACTGGATCGGCGAGGGGCTGGCGGAGTACTACGCCATCGAATTGATGCGCCGCGCCGGCGGCATGAGCGACGAGCGTTATCAGGCGCTGGAGACTCGGCTGGCCAAGAGCGGCCACGGCGTCAGCAGCCTGCGCGGCGAGCAGGTGGACGCGCCGGTGGTGGCCAGGGCCGTGCTGCTGTTGCAGGAGCTGGATCGGGAGATTCGCCTGAAGACCCGCAACAAGCGTTCGCTGGATGATGTGACACGCGAAGTACTGCGTCTGCAAAGCGTCAGCACCGAGGAGTTCGTGAAACTCAGTGAAGGCGTGCTGGACGGCTCGTCCAAGGTGCTCGACAGCGATTTGTTGCGCTAGGTCCGGCTGAGCGCTTTGCGGTTATCGCGAGCAGCCGGTCGATGGCTCGCGATAACCTTCGTTCATTCGACGCGACGCTAGACCCCGGCCTTGGGCGATTTCAGCGAATCGTTGCCGGTCACGGTCGCGGTACGGGTCACCGCCTCGGCATTGGCCTTGAGGGTTTTCAGCTCCGCGCCGGCACGCTCGATCTTCGCCCGCACGTTCTGCATGTCCTGGCGGCTTTTCTCCAGCAGGCTTTTCGCCGAGCTGTGGCCGGTGATGCCACGGGCCAGGGCGACCCCGCCGATGGCCACCTGGATCAGG harbors:
- a CDS encoding YcgN family cysteine cluster protein, whose amino-acid sequence is MAAKVEPFWIRKTLEQLDQEEWESLCDGCGLCCLQKLEDEEDNSVYYTRIACKLLDLKTCQCSDYANRRASVPDCIQLTPGKADEFKWLPPTCGYRLVSEGKDLPLWHHLVCGDRDAVHHERISQSGRMLAEGSVAEEDWEDHLIFRAG
- a CDS encoding YgaP family membrane protein, which gives rise to MSDSKQLEPIATTPFQSPAEQNVQGWERIGSLAGGVVMVGKGLRRGGVFGLIQVAIGGVALARGITGHSSAKSLLEKSRQDMQNVRAKIERAGAELKTLKANAEAVTRTATVTGNDSLKSPKAGV